The Apostichopus japonicus isolate 1M-3 chromosome 12, ASM3797524v1, whole genome shotgun sequence sequence CATGGTTTAAGAGTCACTATAtgctttttttaaataaaattctgTCCAGAAAATCTAACATTAATAAACACGTTGTAAGAGATGAAAGCAAGAAATTTTATAGACGTTCTTTCGGATTTAATCTTTCATCTTAGAGATACCAATCCCATGTTTAATACAAACTACTTTAACGAGTAGGTTTGACATGTTGAAAGCTGTTATGTCATCCTAAGAGACTTCCAAGTTGAgtatttatttacatgttttaattagaaagcaagaagaaaaaaacccagaaagcTTCAGAGAAAGAAATGGTACTCGATTGGACAAATGACATCAAACTGAGGTAAATGTATCGTCCTGTTGGAGTTAAGCATAAcctgaaaattaaaaagaaaatacaccATATAGAATATCATTATTTGTTAAGACAATGACAAGGActaaaattattaattaaacaatttgATATTGATTGCTGAAATATTTCTACTGTGCAAGAAGCTTGATTCTGACAATCTTTGCTTTGGGTAGACTTTTAGTGTGAACAAACCAATACACGCTTAATTAAAATTAGTTGCTATGAGAGTCACGTGCTCCACGTGTTTCCATTTTGAAACACATCAATTcagcaatcaatcaatcaatttcgatttttttttcaaattgaatttTGAATACAAGCAAACCTATATAGGCCTAACAGTTGTAAAATGCGCAATTCTGAtacaaagaatgaaaaaaaaaggaacatgtatgtatcatatttcCCTTTATACAATTTTCTATGAATTTTTGGTATCTGGTaatttgatgtttattttcaaGATAAAATCGGACGTTTGACGTCACCGGCCAGTTTGTGTTAATACTTCTGTCAAGGCTACAATGACACTTTTTAGATGCAATAATAATGGGCACAGCCGTTAATCAGTATGGACTAatgtgtgttataacaccgtaacacatgttagacctgtcagcagatacTACTGTGCATCCAATATaaatggcttgatcagtttttACAGcgaataagagacaaccgttaatcaatataaactgaagtgtgttataacactgtAACACATGTAAGACTTGTCAGCTGTATTGGAATTTGTCCTACAAATGTTAAACATAATTTGATCTAATTTTTCCCCCATCAATACAAATTCACATGTCCAACTACTCCTCGAGATTTATGAGGATCCCCATCCAACCCCACCAACCCCTACAACCTTCGCAAAATGAACCCATCTTCTGTCGCCCCTGATGAGAGTAATTTAAAAGTATGAACATGAGTGACTAAATTTTCTATCACAAATGAGACCAAAACATATATGCTATTACTACCGATTGGTATGTACCTCGTAGTCGTTACTGGCAGGGTACACCTACGGTGCTATGACAGGTATATCCAGCCTCGGTTGCTCCCGCATCCCGGCATTCCGCGCCTCCTACACATGGGTTGAGCATACAGGGACCCTGTGTAGGCGAAGCTgaagtatgaaaaaaaaaatatatataaatttagttCACAGTCATTGATATCTCTGGATATCGTGTTCTTCagtatttctttattttcctttgaaTGTACTTAAAATGCTGACCCCAAAAACGGAAGAATTTTCTCACCATTAATATTGAAGGAACAAATATCCTGTTGTCCGCCGTTAACACAGACGCACGAGACTGGATTGTTTGCACCAAAGAAGGAACCCCCAGGTTGGGGTGTACAGGTCGCCACACCCACGACGTTTCCGTTACGCAGACAGTTAGGTGGATTCCAGAAATAACTATTGCCAAAGTTATTGGTGACTGGTGGGCAAGGCTGAGCCGTAAGACCCGATCCacctcataataataataaaaataaaaataataataataataaaaataataataataataataataataataataataataataataataataataataatgatgataataataataataataataataataataataataataataataataataataataataataataataataataaaactatcGAATACCTTGTTCGCAGGTGGTTCCGGTGAATGAATTGATACAACTGCAAAAGAACGCTCCGCCGCCCAAAAAATTACATGATCCACCGTTTTGACAAGGATTAGGATTACATGGGTTCCCTGCAGCTGAAGGAACATTGCAACATTGTAAGAAAACGTAATGTTAAAGTGTAACAAAAAAACATAACggtgaaaaatatataaatgactgTTTCTCATAAACAAAGGTATGTCAGATCGCATAAAAGAAGCGGGAAAACAAATACATACTAACGAAACATTATGTGAACACTGCACATGTTAACAAAATCGGTATGTTAGGGTGCAAATTATGGGGGCCCTACGAAATAGTGagtcaaaacaaatttcagcAGATTGCGAAAAATAGTGAAGACGTCGacaaaatataaacagtttTCGGAGTTTGCCGACGTAGatcatttttttgttgtaaatttaacATAAAGTTCATGTCCAGCTAAGTTTCCTTGTATTCTAAGAATCGAATTTAAGGGGTGGGGAATCCATTGCGACTTATTCCTCGTGGGAGATATTGTGTAGTAGACCAAACGTTTGCTGCATAATCATTGTGTTAGGGTAACTTTGCAATGTTATCCATTCTCTTTTTTCTATCcttttttctcatttcaaaCGGTGATCAATTTTAACTTACTCAATTCAAAAGTAAAACTGCACGACGCTGTATCTCCAGCGTCCGCACATTCGCAATTAACAGTGTTACTCCCAACAACGAAGTTGGTCGATCCTGATGGTAGATTGCAGACAGCATCTCCGATTAGAGTATTTCCTCGCTGGCATGTAGGTGTAGGATAGGTCACTTGTTGGTTGGTTATCGTGGGTTGCGCAGGGCAAGGAGTTATCGTAAGAGGTACAAGAGGTACGTTGGCTGCGATAAGAACAATCAGAAGAATTAAAGGATTACATTATCGAAGTTGATAAGATCCCAGGTCAAATTTCGATAGCAAGACGAAGGAAAGACTACGGGCCAGAGATTTTAACAGACATGTACAGACAAAGAAATATTGAGCCCATCTATCAATATTTACCCTCTGTTATGCATACACTGATATTGAAGAACAACTTCAATCCATGAGATctaaacaaaattatattgGATCTCGTTCTCAAACACGATTAAACAAACGACTTTGTCTAGGTAAAAAAACTTGGTATCGTAGATATTTATCATTAAAGGGATTTATCTCTTGATATGCTTGGTTTGAGTTATATCTTTGCACGAATAGAAGCGTTTAGCTTTtctacatattttaaaataaacttgaacaaaTGAGCTGATGTCATCATTCCAGATTCACTAGAGGAACAATTCATATCAATCTATCTTCAATGGGTGACCATCCTATCAAACCAGAAACGATTCAGAGAGAAGAAGATTATCTGAAATCACACCTCATTTCAAGCAGaagacacaattttttttttttaattgtatgtTAAACACTGTGAAAATAAAACCAGTTATCAGTACAAGATTGTCCTTTCCTTTACCTTGGTTAGCTTTTTAGCAATTATCCTTTGAACAACTCTGTATATCAAAGTAGTTGGGATAGCTATAGTGTAGCACATACAATATACGGTTACATTCTGAGAGACAGCTCCAAGGCTCAAAAGATTATAACTACACTTTATATAGCCACGTACAACAAATTGGGATGTTTCACAAACTTTTCAACAACAAATGGTGTTAGATTTATATGAAGTTGTAAGAACATTTTAAGTTGGTTCAGTTAGAATTAGAACTACTTAATATAACAATGAATTCACGGTAAGTATAATAGGCCTCCACTGAGGAGCTGAAGTAACCAAAATTGCTTCAAAGGGGGGCATCCATACGTTTATGAtactttgaaattgaatatcTTCAACACCGGAATCCCTACAGAAACGTCACTCGCAATCACATTTGTCTATTTTGTTGCACTGTGACGTATCAACATTATAAACTTATATCTGAAGTTCACCTCTTAATCTTAACATATATGTTGATAATGAATATATTCGTACATTCGACCTTCAACTAAATTGTGACAGATATAGATACAGCTAGATGTAGACAGATTTATGTAAGATATAGACATTAATGAGCGCACCGGCCGATTAGGAGTAACCCATCGTTTGAAGAATGTTGAAACCCGCTCCTGAATGGTTATACGTCTAATGTTTATTAATATCTTACCAGTTATCGGATTAACGGAAATCAAATTCTCATGAATGTTGAAAGCCGTGTCAACTACGGTGGCcctggaaaacaaaaaaataaagctATTATCAAGCAAAAATCAGGAAATATAGTTTACACCTGTATACTGATATGTTTTAACACAGTGATACCAATTGTAAGTGGCTCACATATTTTGCAGCGACATTGTTCTACCATGACCGATATGGCGTGGAattttaaattggtatatgtcgttTTTCAATTGAtaaatgtcgatttaaactgtaAAAAGTCACTTAGAAACTGATAGgtatcgatttaaattgacatatcacGATTTAAATTTGCATATGTCGATTCCCCTTGATCTATGATACAGGTGGCCCGCCATTACACCTGAGCTAACCGAACAGCCACACTGTTGGAACTTTGAGGTTAAATCCATTCATTTCAATTACTTGGGTGTATTTAGTATGTAGTATGTGGTACGATACCGCACAACACCgttaatgttttaaatatatgCTATGTTACTATTCAACATAATTTGGAGCCATACTCATTGTATTCATTAGGTGCAAAAAGCAGTATGCAAAGGCCTAATAAGCATGGTACCGCACAAAACGGTTTAGGGCTTTATTGAACTCTTTAAATTCGTATAGGGTGACTGAATACTGAATATGACTAGTATTTAGAATGCAAAATATAGGTATACGTTTGTTCTACACTGATATGGAATATATGCTGGTTAACTGAACTAGTAAATGGCGTGCATAGTTATTACGATAGTAATATAAATTGTTACCGTACAACTCCCTTTGAGAATTCATTCACTTGTGATAGTGTAAGTACCAGAATATATGGTATGTTTCTTTTACGGTATTATTTGGGACCATACACTTAACTTTGAAACTAGACTCATTCAGCCATTTGTGAAGTGTATTTATAGATAATATTCTATGTGGCTGCACAACGCTGCTCTTTTATAAacaatgaatttgaattttgcacttattttgccttattttgcctTAGTTTCTACTATTTTATGACCTTTTAACCCTTTTAGATTTGTTTCTTTAACattcatttattgtttattttcttggtttgtatgttttattgtaaagcgccttagagcGACTTTATATTGGATAAGGCGCAATATAAATTCTGTTAAATGAAGACATAAATGTCATGAGACTATAGTATAGGGTAGTACCcttatagatatattatatttggtattttgACACTGCACTCATCGCAACACAGCGCATTGTAGTGTATTTGCC is a genomic window containing:
- the LOC139977149 gene encoding uncharacterized protein, with protein sequence MDLRLFVLLVITVATWSQVLGQPAFDTSSCAAGTALSGVGTVVPPNTPRPYIVAASPSNYSPGDEPQVFLVTQVGSSQITSIFLQARRVDNGAAVGSFTINNNAGFEFLACGDSGMATVITSGRNPITLPFITTWISPSVSYGAVELVATVVDTAFNIHENLISVNPITANVPLVPLTITPCPAQPTITNQQVTYPTPTCQRGNTLIGDAVCNLPSGSTNFVVGSNTVNCECADAGDTASCSFTFELTAGNPCNPNPCQNGGSCNFLGGGAFFCSCINSFTGTTCEQGGSGLTAQPCPPVTNNFGNSYFWNPPNCLRNGNVVGVATCTPQPGGSFFGANNPVSCVCVNGGQQDICSFNINASPTQGPCMLNPCVGGAECRDAGATEAGYTCHSTVGVPCQ